In Anaerolineae bacterium, a genomic segment contains:
- a CDS encoding PD40 domain-containing protein codes for MSKTNLPALGLTILFLLTFAADPAKGQPTSTAERIAFAAYRHGQWDIYSLAPDGSTPRQLTNDVFEDADPAYSPQGDKLAFASRRNNNWDVYVLDLPTGQETRLTNSPHYEGAPTWSPDGQSLAYESYQAGNLDIWRVDAAGIGPAINLTANSPAGDFAPAWSPAGRTLAFTSWREGNKDLFLLEIASGNVTRLTDTPTAEEWPVWHPNGKQLAFVIDDLGDREVFVLDTAQPPTQNGPMEPVTWLGRTDGPAWSPTGDTLAAIFHRWDGEVVALQTSGAIHQLPHLLTGIISIQGRLTWHQQAVEAGQRVATLSDNGGSPLYREQLTANEAHEAEPFNLVRLDDLEVGTPWLADTVDDSFQAWRFRLRDEVGYDFLGVLSDATRDVAAYSETSQYASWHKSGRAIDTLFDYHLNGELAHEIGREDYSGETYWRIFLRCADQSGRCGRPVTANPWNYSSRARTQIAPEQGGLEKANLAGYYVDMTALAREYGWQRISSHDDEEYSWTWHFLAFEYWHYQKRLADDQAETNSSAANWYQAMLDVYPPNTLERFFTWPKMRALGEDSHLIALKGVPLPLEAKPWWALVEQP; via the coding sequence TTGTCAAAAACTAATCTTCCCGCTTTGGGCTTGACCATTTTATTTTTGCTGACTTTTGCCGCCGACCCGGCTAAAGGTCAACCTACCTCTACGGCAGAACGTATCGCCTTTGCCGCTTACCGGCACGGCCAGTGGGATATTTACAGCCTGGCCCCGGATGGCTCTACCCCCCGCCAACTCACCAACGACGTCTTTGAAGATGCCGACCCCGCCTACTCGCCCCAGGGCGACAAGCTGGCCTTTGCCTCTCGCCGCAATAATAATTGGGACGTGTACGTGCTTGACCTGCCCACCGGCCAGGAAACCCGCCTGACCAACTCGCCCCATTACGAAGGCGCGCCAACCTGGAGTCCCGACGGCCAGAGCCTGGCCTACGAATCCTACCAGGCCGGCAACCTGGACATCTGGCGCGTTGACGCCGCCGGGATCGGCCCGGCCATAAATCTGACCGCCAACTCGCCGGCGGGCGACTTTGCCCCGGCCTGGAGTCCTGCCGGCCGCACCCTGGCCTTTACCAGTTGGCGCGAGGGCAACAAGGATTTATTCTTACTTGAGATAGCCAGCGGCAATGTCACCCGCCTGACCGATACCCCGACCGCCGAAGAATGGCCCGTCTGGCATCCTAACGGCAAGCAATTGGCCTTTGTGATTGACGATTTGGGCGACCGGGAGGTATTTGTTTTAGACACAGCTCAGCCCCCCACTCAAAACGGGCCGATGGAGCCGGTCACTTGGCTGGGCCGCACCGATGGCCCGGCCTGGAGTCCCACCGGTGATACCCTGGCGGCCATCTTTCATCGTTGGGATGGAGAAGTGGTGGCTCTACAAACGTCCGGCGCAATCCATCAACTCCCCCACCTATTGACCGGCATCATTAGCATCCAGGGGCGTTTGACCTGGCATCAGCAGGCAGTTGAGGCCGGCCAAAGGGTCGCAACCTTGAGCGACAATGGCGGTTCGCCATTGTACCGGGAACAATTGACCGCCAACGAGGCGCACGAGGCTGAGCCTTTTAACCTGGTTCGTTTGGATGATCTGGAAGTAGGCACGCCCTGGCTGGCCGATACGGTGGATGACTCATTTCAAGCCTGGCGGTTTCGGTTGCGGGACGAGGTGGGGTATGACTTTTTGGGGGTATTGTCGGATGCCACGCGGGATGTGGCTGCTTACAGCGAAACGTCGCAATATGCCAGTTGGCATAAAAGCGGGCGGGCCATTGACACCCTGTTTGATTATCATCTAAACGGCGAATTGGCCCACGAGATTGGGCGCGAAGATTACAGCGGCGAAACCTACTGGCGCATTTTTCTACGCTGCGCCGACCAGAGCGGCCGGTGTGGCCGTCCGGTCACGGCCAACCCGTGGAATTATAGCAGCCGCGCCCGCACCCAGATTGCCCCCGAACAGGGCGGCCTAGAAAAGGCCAACTTGGCCGGTTACTACGTGGACATGACCGCCCTGGCCCGCGAGTACGGCTGGCAACGCATTTCCTCGCACGACGACGAGGAATACAGTTGGACCTGGCACTTTTTGGCCTTTGAATATTGGCATTACCAAAAACGTTTGGCCGACGACCAGGCCGAGACAAATAGCAGCGCCGCCAACTGGTACCAGGCCATGCTCGATGTTTATCCCCCAAACACCTTAGAACGCTTTTTTACCTGGCCCAAAATGCGCGCCCTCGGCGAAGACTCGCACCTGATTGCCCTCAAAGGAGTGCCCCTGCCCCTAGAAGCCAAACCCTGGTGGGCCTTGGTTGAACAACCCTAA